A single genomic interval of Daucus carota subsp. sativus chromosome 1, DH1 v3.0, whole genome shotgun sequence harbors:
- the LOC108212482 gene encoding protein indeterminate-domain 16, with protein sequence MLDYSNPTASSTCPSAHHAFTRRKRRPAGTPDPDAEVVSLSPKTLMESDRYVCEICKQGFQRDQNLQMHRRRHKVPWKLLKREASADEVRKRVFVCPEPSCLHHDPCHALGDLVGIKKHFRRKHSDNKQWVCDKCSKGYAVQSDYKAHLKTCGTRGHSCDCGRVFSRVESFIEHQDACNIREIRPNHQHASLPQQQQVCPPRPASSTSPSSDANLTDWVTLSRSFSMPVTNTHPQLDHENFDQHNLELRLLPSTSHMQECSLYSSRNENNSTQLKLSIGTSSCSIQDNENRRTDEGGGEEESLKKAMAEKALADEARKVGKRQIELAEMELGNAKRIRQAAQAELEKAQIAKEQATNKIRSLMLEITCHACKRDFEAAKPRNNGTTAARIFADDQACFAMSYMPSADHITR encoded by the exons ATGTTAGACTATAGCAATCCTACTGCATCTTCCACCTGTCCTTCTGCTCATCATGCTTTTACTCGCAGAAAAAGAAGACCCGCTGGCACTCCAG ATCCAGATGCTGAAGTGGTTTCATTATCACCAAAGACCTTAATGGAGTCAGATAGATACGTGTGTGAGATCTGCAAGCAAGGGTTCCAGAGAGACCAGAACCTGCAGATGCACCGGAGGAGGCACAAGGTGCCGTGGAAGTTGCTCAAAAGAGAGGCCTCGGCGGATGAGGTGAGGAAACGGGTGTTCGTGTGCCCTGAGCCGAGCTGCCTGCACCATGATCCGTGCCACGCGCTGGGGGATCTTGTGGGGATTAAGAAGCACTTTCGAAGGAAACACAGCGATAATAAGCAGTGGGTGTGCGACAAGTGTTCCAAAGGCTATGCGGTTCAGTCGGATTATAAGGCCCATCTCAAGACTTGTGGCACCCGGGGTCATTCTTGTGACTGTGGTCGTGTCTTTTCCAG AGTTGAGAGTTTCATTGAGCACCAAGATGCCTGCAATATCCGGGAGATCCGACCGAATCATCAACACGCAAGCTTGCCGCAGCAGCAACAGGTTTGCCCACCTCGTCCAGCTTCCAGCACAAGTCCTTCTAGTGATGCAAACTTGACTGATTGGGTCACATTGTCAAGATCATTCTCAATGCCAGTAACCAATACTCATCCACAATTGGATCATGAAAATTTTGACCAACACAACTTAGAGCTACGGCTATTACCATCAACATCACATATGCAAGAATGCTCACTTTACAGTAGCCGCAATGAAAATAACTCGACGCAGTTGAAACTCTCCATTGGAACATCATCATGCAGTATACAAGACAACGAAAACAGAAGGACCGATGAAGGAGGTGGAGAAGAGGAGTCCTTGAAGAAAGCGATGGCTGAGAAGGCGTTGGCAGACGAAGCGAGGAAAGTAGGGAAGAGGCAGATTGAATTGGCGGAGATGGAGTTGGGTAATGCTAAAAGAATAAGGCAAGCAGCACAGGCGGAGCTGGAAAAGGCCCAGATTGCCAAGGAGCAAGCTACGAACAAAATCCGTTCTCTCatgttggaaataacttgtcaTGCTTGTAAGCGAGATTTCGAAGCAGCCAAACCAAGAAATAATGGTACTACTGCAGCTAGAATATTTGCAGATGATCAAGCTTGTTTTGCAATGAGCTATATGCCATCAGCTGATCACATCACAAGGTGA
- the LOC108224035 gene encoding protein XRI1 — MGDLHSIANYSSYCSSSSSSLLGWEYHNLGVYNADMSHSTNFALDSDYTPPYSSSSLDDSDYSTGYLQDALFEFSSKRRRLLLFSDDQTNYSTCPVQDFWTENFGAIYPEDFGFLNQTNERDEFSGKMMKNNNAEVETLGQGNTGNSFSSSANSKDSLHTGSSSEILDSLSPLSAGGGNEKKRKKVTIMTRVVYPFDVVKPGGIEGDMTLNDINERISMPPTRPVMHPVGDFACKPIMSPEGPGLSGKPVVALTRVQTQGRGTITIIRTKG; from the exons ATGGGAGACCTTCACTCTATAGCTAACTACAGTAGCTActgctcttcttcttcttcttctttactTGGTTGGGAATATCACAATCTTGGAGTTTATAATGCAGACATGTCTCACTCAACTAACT TTGCTCTGGACAGTGATTACACTCCACCATATTCATCATCATCTCTTGATGATTCTGATTATTCCACTGGCTATCTACAAGATGCTCTCTTCGAATTCAGCTCCAAGCGAAGGCGGCTGCTGTTGTTCTCTGATGACCAGACAAACTACTCTACCTGTCCAGTTCAG GATTTCTGGACTGAAAATTTCGGCGCAATTTATCCTGAAGATTTCGGTTTTCTGAATCAGACTAACGAGAGAGATGAATTCTCAG GCAAAATGATGAAAAACAATAATGCAGAGGTGGAAACACTAGGACAAGGCAATACTGGAAATTCTTTCTCTTCTTCAGCAAACAGCAAAGACTCACTCCACACTGGGTCCAGTTCTGAAATACTAGATTCTCTATCTCCTCTTTCAGCTG GTGGTGGAAatgagaagaaaagaaagaaggtGACGATCATGACAAGGGTGGTCTATCCCTTCGACGTGGTTAAACCGGGAGGAATAGAAGGCGATATGACCTTAAATGACATCAATGAGAGAATTTCAATGCCCCCGACGAGGCCGGTGATGCATCCGGTCGGCGACTTCGCATGCAAACCGATCATGTCGCCGGAAGGACCGGGATTGTCCGGCAAACCGGTGGTCGCTTTAACCCGAGTTCAAACTCAAGGAAGAGGCACAATCACAATAATCAGGACCAAAGGCTAA
- the LOC108223960 gene encoding glutamate decarboxylase: MVLSKTASESDVSVHSTFASRYVRTSFPRFKMPENSTPKEAAYQIINDELMLDGNPRLNLASFVTTWMEPECDKLMMASINKNYVDMDEYPVTTELQNRCVNMIAHMFNAPLGESETAVGVGTVGSSEAIMLAGLAFKRRWQNRRRAEGKPCDKPNIVTGANVQVCWEKFANYFEVELKEVKLSEGYYVMDPVKAVELVDENTICVAAILGSTLNGEFEDVKLLNDLLMEKNKQTGWDTPIHVDAASGGFIAPFLYPELEWDFRLPLVKSINVSGHKYGLVYAGIGWVIWRSKEDLPEELIFHINYLGADQPTFTLNFSKGSSQVIAQYYQLIRLGYEGYRNIMENCQENAMVLKEGLVKTGRFNIVSKDNGVPLVAFSLKDNSRHNEFEISDTLKRFGWIVPAYTMPANAQHITVLRVVIREDFSRTLAERLVLDIIKVINYLDALPSSFTAKVKTDDELEEKVKNGTVVKKTAIETQREITDVWKKFVMARKAKVIC, encoded by the exons ATGGTGCTTTCGAAAACAGCTTCGGAATCAGATGTTTCTGTCCATTCCACTTTTGCTTCTCGCTATGTTCGAACTTCTTTTCCAAG GTTCAAGATGCCGGAGAATTCGACGCCGAAAGAGGCTGCATATCAGATCATAAACGATGAGCTGATGCTGGATGGGAACCCCAGGCTTAACTTGGCCTCTTTTGTGACCACATGGATGGAGCCAGAGTGTGATAAGCTTATGATGGCCTCCATCAACAAAAACTATGTTGACATGGATGAATACCCTGTCACCACTGAGCTTCAG AATCGATGTGTAAACATGATAGCACATATGTTCAATGCACCTTTGGGGGAATCGGAAACTGCTGTAGGAGTTGGAACAGTTGGTTCATCTGAGGCTATAATGCTAGCCGGCCTTGCTTTTAAGAGAAGGTGGCAGAACAGGCGCAGAGCAGAGGGCAAGCCTTGTGACAAGCCAAACATAGTCACGGGAGCAAATGTCCAG gtATGCTGGGAGAAGTTTGCAAATTACTTTGAGGTAGAGTTGAAGGAAGTGAAACTGAGTGAGGGTTACTATGTAATGGACCCTGTGAAAGCTGTTGAACTGGTGGATGAGAACACCATTTGTGTTGCTGCAATCTTGGGCTCAACTCTCAATGGAGAATTTGAAGATGTTAAGCTCTTGAATGATTTACTGATGGAAAAGAACAAGCAGACAGG ATGGGATACACCAATTCATGTAGATGCAGCTAGTGGTGGATTCATTGCACCATTCCTATATCCGGAGCTCGAGTGGGACTTTCGCCTGCCTCTAGTGAAGAGCATCAATGTTAGTGGCCACAAATATGGACTTGTGTATGCTGGCATTGGTTGGGTTATTTGGAGGAGCAAAGAGGATTTACCAGAAGAACTTATTTTCCACATTAACTACCTTGGAGCCGATCAACCAACGTTCACTCTCAATTTCTCCAAAG GTTCAAGTCAGGTTATTGCGCAGTATTATCAGCTAATCCGCTTGGGCTATGAG GGTTATCGAAATATAATGGAGAATTGTCAAGAAAATGCAATGGTGCTAAAAGAAGGTCTGGTGAAAACAGGACGATTTAACATTGTGTCAAAAGACAATGGAGTCCCCCTGGTGGCCTTCTCTTTGAAGGACAATAGTCGTCACAATGAGTTTGAAATTTCAGATACGCTTAAACGTTTTGGTTGGATCGTGCCAGCATACACCATGCCCGCGAATGCACAACATATCACAGTTCTTCGAGTTGTCATAAGGGAAGATTTTTCACGCACACTTGCTGAGCGACTTGTGCTAGACATTATTAAGGTGATTAATTACTTGGATGCTCTTCCTTCGAGTTTTACTGCCAAGGTGAAAACTGATGATGAACTGGAAGAGAAGGTGAAAAATGGGACTGTTGTGAAGAAAACAGCTATAGAGACTCAAAGAGAAATTACTGATGTTTGGAAGAAATTTGTCAtggctaggaaagcaaaagtaATTTGCTAA